CCCGATGGAGAGCCCCGCCGTCAGCGCCAGGGCCGACCCGCCACTCAAGTCCGGTGGGGCCGCCAGGGCCGCGGCCAGGAAGAGCGCGCAGGCCGGGGTGAGGAGGAGGACGCCCTCCACGGGCCGGGGACCCGGACGCACCGGCACGTTGTCATTCATCGGCGGGCGAGCGAGAGGTCTCTAGGGACCGGAACCGATCGAGGCATCCTCGCAGTAGTTCTTGAACCTCCTGCCCGGAGAAACTCGATGTGGCGCCGTATCGTTCGAGCGCCTTGCGCGTGGCCGCCATGGATTCCAGAAACCGGCGGCAAGGTTCGCAGGATTCCATGTGGCGGGAGAGCTCGGCGCAGGACCCGGGGGCCAGATCGCCCTCGATCTGTGCGCAGATGCGCTCGAAGAGCTGCCGGCAATGTTCGTGTCCTTCTTCCGCCATGGAGCCTCCTTTTCCACTGTACCAGCGGAGGAACGGGAGTCAAGACGGGCGGCGCTTTTCCCATACCCTCGACCCCTGGTACACTGCGGCGGAAGGGACCGCGAATCCGGACAGGAGGTTCCATGGCCGATCAGAAGACCCTCGTGGCCGTTCTCATGGGAAGCGCATCGGACGCTCCCGCGCTCGAACCCTGCACGCGAACCCTCAAGAAGTACGGGGTTCCCTACGTGGTTCGCGTCCTCTCCGCCCATCGCACGCCCTCGGAAACCGCCGAATTCGTCACCCGGTCGGAGAGGGAGGGCGTGGAGGTTTTCATCGCCGCCGCGGGCATGGCCGCCCACCTGGCCGGAGCCGTGGCCGCCCGAACCGTTCGGCCCGTCATCGGCCTCCCCGTGGCGTCGGGCCCCCTCGACGGCCAGGACGCGCTGCTCTCGACGGTCATGATGCCGCCGGGCATCCCGGTGGCCACGGTGGCCATCAACGGGGCCGCCAACGCGGCCACCCTCGCGGTCCAGATCCTGGCGGTTTCCCGCCCGGATCTCTTCGAGAAGCTCTCGGCCGCTCGGGAGTCCATGCGCCAGGAGGTCCTGGAAAAGGACCGCGGGCTGGCCAGGGACTGACGGAAGCCCCGTGCGACGGATCTCCCTCGACGACCCCTCGTGGGTGGAGGAGGCGCTTCTCCACCTGAAGTCCGGAAGGGTCCTCGCCCTCCCGACGGAGACCGTGTATGGGCTTGCGGGGGCCCTCGACACCCCGGCGGC
This portion of the Acidobacteriota bacterium genome encodes:
- a CDS encoding zf-HC2 domain-containing protein produces the protein MAEEGHEHCRQLFERICAQIEGDLAPGSCAELSRHMESCEPCRRFLESMAATRKALERYGATSSFSGQEVQELLRGCLDRFRSLETSRSPADE
- the purE gene encoding 5-(carboxyamino)imidazole ribonucleotide mutase produces the protein MADQKTLVAVLMGSASDAPALEPCTRTLKKYGVPYVVRVLSAHRTPSETAEFVTRSEREGVEVFIAAAGMAAHLAGAVAARTVRPVIGLPVASGPLDGQDALLSTVMMPPGIPVATVAINGAANAATLAVQILAVSRPDLFEKLSAARESMRQEVLEKDRGLARD